In Thermodesulfobacteriota bacterium, a single window of DNA contains:
- a CDS encoding pyruvate formate lyase family protein, with amino-acid sequence METKVEFLKSKLVPKTVRNVRAGTKKDDAARGMYRPEVKLDLQRSRLLTESYKQTDGEPMVIRRAKALANILTKMDLYIQDWERIVGNHAATPEGIYYGIDQMWRTVSRIVSGEEGQTLLDDAGRAELAELCEYWKGKSMSDRQQAMFTGDTLGKYWKYEGTFLWTHWSEVGIVNFEKIFQMGLNGIIKQVEDRLMEIDRTVPLDYIDQKEFLQAALICLKAVIVFANRYAEKAHEMAEKTTDPADKRRLEEIARTCEWVPTNPPRSLLEALQSFFLVHVVRYIEFSTHGIGIRFDKLFGPYYERDLQAGRITRDEALELLQLLWAKFQELGLIYSPMVSTVYGGVASLQSVTLGGVDEKGNDVTNEMTYLVLETAETMRLLEPSIALRYHGGTPDELLSKAIDTIHTGIGFPSFMNDKSLIPLMEKWGVPLEDARDYAITGCVYLELPGKNIARRFPAYFALPKCLWWALHQGVNPKTGDQWGSRTPDPRTFKSAEELMNAYLEQVRFAVGKFMTLENICRSLYTKYLPRPFYSALLDGCIEQGKEKQQWAYPSMIHDFCVLIGPTNVADAITAVKKVVFEDKKISMDELIKAMDSNWEGYEDIRQVVINAPKYGNDDDYADEIAAEVQIKTSAVLAEFTDRFGTPLRGDGSGVSATYGLAHDTPATPDGRKDGEPFADATLSPIQGGDHNGPTAVLKSASKISTDKTYNHLLNQKFLPSVLEGDMKNVFMNYLKSWADLGISHIQFNIVDRETLLAAQKNPEKYQDLIVRVAGYSAYFVDLSKGLQDSIIKRTEQSFF; translated from the coding sequence ATGGAAACAAAAGTAGAATTCTTAAAAAGCAAACTTGTTCCAAAGACGGTTCGCAATGTCCGGGCTGGAACTAAAAAAGATGACGCAGCACGAGGAATGTATCGTCCTGAGGTCAAATTAGACTTGCAGAGATCGCGTCTTCTCACCGAGTCATATAAACAGACTGACGGAGAGCCTATGGTTATACGAAGGGCTAAGGCTTTGGCAAATATCCTGACCAAAATGGATCTTTATATTCAGGATTGGGAGAGAATCGTTGGCAATCATGCTGCTACACCTGAAGGGATCTACTATGGTATAGATCAAATGTGGCGGACTGTTTCGAGGATCGTAAGCGGTGAAGAGGGTCAGACCCTGTTGGACGATGCTGGTCGGGCCGAATTGGCAGAACTTTGCGAGTACTGGAAAGGAAAATCCATGAGCGACCGGCAGCAAGCGATGTTTACTGGAGATACCTTGGGAAAATACTGGAAATATGAAGGTACTTTTCTCTGGACTCATTGGTCAGAAGTAGGGATCGTCAATTTTGAAAAGATATTCCAGATGGGGCTCAACGGTATAATCAAACAGGTAGAGGACAGACTCATGGAGATCGATAGGACAGTTCCTCTGGACTACATTGATCAGAAGGAGTTTCTGCAGGCGGCTCTCATCTGCCTGAAAGCAGTCATAGTATTTGCAAATCGCTACGCTGAGAAGGCTCATGAGATGGCTGAGAAGACGACGGATCCAGCCGATAAGAGACGATTAGAGGAAATAGCAAGAACATGTGAGTGGGTTCCGACAAACCCACCCCGGTCTCTTCTTGAAGCATTACAGTCCTTCTTTCTTGTCCATGTAGTGCGGTATATAGAATTCTCCACACATGGAATCGGGATACGCTTCGATAAACTGTTTGGGCCTTATTATGAAAGAGACCTTCAGGCTGGTAGGATTACCAGAGATGAAGCACTGGAACTCCTTCAGCTTCTCTGGGCAAAATTTCAAGAACTGGGTCTTATATACTCACCGATGGTATCGACCGTCTATGGTGGTGTAGCGTCCCTTCAAAGCGTAACTCTAGGTGGGGTAGATGAAAAAGGAAACGATGTCACCAATGAAATGACATACCTGGTTCTAGAAACAGCCGAGACTATGAGGTTATTAGAACCGAGTATCGCCTTGCGCTATCATGGAGGTACCCCGGATGAACTTCTCTCAAAAGCGATTGACACTATTCACACGGGAATAGGTTTCCCCTCTTTCATGAACGACAAATCCTTGATTCCGTTAATGGAGAAGTGGGGGGTTCCCCTTGAAGATGCGCGAGACTATGCTATAACGGGATGTGTTTATCTGGAACTGCCCGGAAAGAATATTGCAAGGAGGTTTCCCGCTTATTTTGCGCTTCCCAAATGCCTGTGGTGGGCACTTCATCAAGGGGTGAATCCCAAAACCGGCGATCAATGGGGTTCCAGAACGCCTGATCCCAGAACCTTCAAATCAGCAGAAGAGCTCATGAATGCCTACCTGGAGCAGGTACGCTTTGCTGTAGGAAAGTTTATGACTTTAGAAAATATTTGTCGTTCTCTTTATACGAAATATCTTCCGAGGCCCTTTTACTCTGCCTTGTTAGATGGATGTATCGAACAGGGGAAAGAGAAGCAACAATGGGCATATCCATCGATGATTCATGACTTTTGTGTCCTGATCGGTCCGACCAATGTTGCCGACGCCATCACTGCAGTTAAAAAGGTTGTTTTCGAGGATAAAAAGATTTCGATGGATGAACTTATCAAAGCCATGGACAGCAACTGGGAGGGATATGAAGATATAAGGCAGGTGGTGATAAATGCCCCGAAATATGGGAACGACGATGACTATGCCGATGAGATTGCCGCTGAAGTTCAGATTAAGACATCAGCTGTACTGGCTGAGTTTACCGATAGGTTCGGGACTCCTCTCAGGGGCGACGGAAGCGGTGTCTCAGCAACCTATGGATTAGCTCATGATACTCCCGCAACGCCGGATGGCAGAAAAGATGGGGAGCCTTTTGCCGATGCAACTTTATCCCCAATTCAGGGGGGGGATCATAACGGCCCTACTGCTGTGCTGAAGTCAGCCAGTAAGATAAGCACCGATAAGACGTACAATCATCTCCTCAACCAGAAATTCTTGCCTTCAGTCCTGGAAGGAGACATGAAAAATGTCTTTATGAATTATTTGAAATCATGGGCAGATTTGGGAATAAGCCATATCCAATTCAATATAGTGGACCGCGAAACCCTCTTAGCTGCCCAGAAAAACCCGGAGAAGTATCAGGATCTCATAGTCAGGGTAGCTGGTTATAGCGCTTATTTTGTGGATTTGAGCAAGGGCTTGCAGGATTCTATTATCAAAAGAACCGAACAGAGTTTCTTCTAA
- a CDS encoding PAS domain S-box protein codes for MTKKPRDGKPEKKLDRVESELRKLQTEDAMMIRDNAIASSINAIVFSTFDGYIMYVNDSFLKMWGYDDEKEILGRHNLELWATEEEPMETLEALISKGNWIGELKGKRRDGSLFDAQVSSSFVRDNAGKRICMMGSFLDVSEKKRGEHVLRQREADLQIKTKSLEEMNTALKVLLRRREEDRTEIEEKILINVKELVSPFLEKLKSTKLHPRQLAYIDILESNLKNIISPFSRKLSSTYLSLTPTEIQIANLVKQGKTAKEIAELMNVSTGTIEGHRKNLRLKLGIKNKKANLRSFLLSLA; via the coding sequence ATGACCAAAAAACCAAGAGATGGGAAACCAGAAAAGAAATTAGACAGGGTCGAGTCAGAATTAAGAAAGCTGCAGACAGAAGATGCAATGATGATAAGGGATAATGCCATAGCATCGTCTATTAACGCAATCGTTTTCTCTACTTTTGATGGGTATATTATGTATGTAAATGATTCTTTTTTAAAAATGTGGGGTTATGATGATGAAAAGGAGATTCTGGGAAGACATAATTTAGAGCTATGGGCGACGGAAGAGGAGCCTATGGAGACCCTGGAAGCTCTGATTTCCAAGGGGAACTGGATAGGAGAGCTTAAAGGCAAAAGGAGAGACGGTTCACTGTTCGATGCCCAGGTTTCGTCAAGCTTTGTTCGGGACAATGCGGGTAAGCGAATATGTATGATGGGTTCATTTCTGGACGTTAGTGAAAAGAAGAGGGGAGAACATGTCCTGAGACAAAGAGAGGCAGATTTACAGATTAAGACTAAAAGTCTTGAGGAGATGAATACTGCTTTAAAAGTCTTGCTAAGAAGGAGGGAGGAAGACAGGACGGAGATTGAAGAAAAGATATTGATCAATGTGAAAGAGCTGGTATCACCATTTTTGGAGAAGTTGAAGAGTACAAAGCTACATCCCAGGCAACTGGCATACATAGACATCCTTGAATCAAATCTTAAAAATATCATTTCGCCGTTTTCTCGCAAATTATCATCTACATATTTGAGCCTCACCCCAACAGAGATTCAAATAGCGAATCTTGTGAAACAGGGAAAGACTGCTAAAGAAATAGCAGAATTGATGAATGTTTCCACAGGGACAATCGAAGGTCACAGAAAAAATTTAAGATTAAAGCTTGGGATAAAAAACAAAAAAGCAAACCTTAGATCCTTCCTGTTATCTCTAGCATGA
- a CDS encoding ABC transporter substrate-binding protein, which translates to MKKRYGFLRMVTLCLSLIFLLSLSAYAEEARGVTDDTIKVGVILDQTGPAASVAQPPTKAIRTLFRFINDQGGIHGRKLKALVEDDHYAMPVVVSSFKKLLYKDKVVSLIGPTPTGGAVALFRSIEKEKVPTIPASSAESMIKPFKRYIFTIQDTYPGQMKVIVDYIMKDLKAKNPRIALVYPDNETGKSDLAPTLERLKSYNLEPVTKEVLNPGAFEATSQVMNMKKANVNYVIFCGAISQPVVVLLREMRKFGLKVPLFGSWAACNEGVINATGDATSIYYSVNAMSSWYDEGPGVAKMREATLKYEPGADKPYHEKVYTLGWVWATVTIEGMRRAGRDLNGETLVNSLEGMKNFDTGGLTGSISYSPTNHKGGSTWKIFKADPSTGKFMPMTEWRSPE; encoded by the coding sequence ATGAAAAAGAGATACGGTTTTTTAAGAATGGTTACTTTGTGTTTAAGCCTAATTTTTTTACTGAGTTTGTCCGCTTATGCGGAGGAAGCAAGGGGAGTGACGGATGATACGATAAAGGTGGGGGTTATACTCGATCAAACAGGGCCTGCTGCAAGTGTGGCTCAACCGCCAACAAAAGCAATCAGGACCTTATTTAGATTCATCAACGATCAGGGGGGAATACATGGAAGAAAGCTGAAGGCATTGGTTGAAGATGACCATTATGCTATGCCGGTTGTTGTGTCTTCCTTCAAAAAATTGCTCTACAAAGACAAAGTCGTTTCTTTGATTGGACCCACACCTACAGGTGGTGCTGTTGCCCTGTTTAGGAGCATCGAGAAGGAGAAGGTTCCTACCATCCCGGCATCGTCAGCGGAATCGATGATAAAACCCTTCAAGCGGTATATATTTACCATCCAGGACACATACCCTGGTCAGATGAAGGTGATTGTGGATTATATCATGAAAGATTTAAAGGCGAAGAACCCAAGGATTGCGTTAGTTTATCCAGATAATGAGACAGGGAAATCAGATTTGGCACCCACATTGGAGAGGCTCAAATCCTATAATTTAGAGCCTGTAACAAAAGAAGTACTCAACCCTGGTGCCTTTGAGGCAACATCTCAGGTAATGAACATGAAGAAGGCTAATGTTAATTATGTTATTTTCTGCGGTGCAATTTCCCAGCCAGTGGTAGTCCTGCTCAGAGAGATGAGGAAATTTGGTTTAAAGGTTCCCTTATTTGGCAGTTGGGCGGCATGTAATGAAGGTGTAATAAATGCAACAGGTGATGCGACTAGTATATACTATTCAGTCAATGCTATGTCCTCATGGTATGATGAGGGTCCTGGTGTGGCAAAAATGAGGGAAGCTACTCTCAAATATGAACCAGGGGCGGACAAACCATATCACGAAAAGGTCTATACGCTTGGTTGGGTTTGGGCAACGGTTACAATCGAAGGTATGAGGAGGGCAGGCAGGGATCTCAATGGGGAGACTCTGGTAAACAGTTTAGAAGGGATGAAGAACTTTGATACAGGAGGACTCACGGGTTCTATAAGCTATAGTCCAACAAACCATAAGGGGGGAAGTACCTGGAAGATTTTTAAGGCAGATCCTTCCACCGGAAAGTTTATGCCGATGACCGAATGGAGGAGCCCTGAGTAA